One Prevotella melaninogenica DNA window includes the following coding sequences:
- a CDS encoding DUF4268 domain-containing protein, with protein sequence MGLNNRLQIGDVSNNGQVEIVDEDRLCYLVRSTSKGATGLRTISKSLLEEYVNYWSEHSDATSESARQALSGTSEIDKYEYGYTSTLSVMAQMVLQSTHKVKNNVSSLPLQQIFYGAPGTGKSFTINQEIKGEDVIRTTFHPDSDYSSFVGAYKPTTREITMRDLSGHPVIEHAQILTEEKIVYEFVPQAFLQAYVAAWEKYATCDEGNPQRQFLVIEEINRGNCAQIFGDLFQLLDRNHSGFSDYPVKADTDMKRYVAKALKGLSISQAGAINSLYGGRDVVSEVLEGNILLLPSNLFIWATMNTSDQSLFPIDSAFKRRWDWSYMPISDAKKGYVIDVAGSLYDWWQFLEEINKKIESTTNSEDKKLGYFFCKAHGGVISAETFVGKVVFYLWNDVFKDFDLVGPIFDDTVEGGKLTFAKFYTEGEMKTKVRTDKVAQFLGNLGLTPVEESKEEYNGQAENTDDSENPRATWSVSERKRYDFWEAFLAYAQKNDDFKTYFGGTKKAGKDHWKNFYVSGADFYMSVVLKLWERAIALQVYFDRTTDTYYHLADQKKDIEAEMDTTYEWRENPEKKSSTIVERIDDIDFEDKEHWTTIFDLIITRILRMREVFVKYSKQQ encoded by the coding sequence ATGGGGTTGAATAACAGATTACAGATAGGCGATGTATCAAACAATGGTCAGGTAGAGATTGTTGATGAGGACAGATTATGTTATTTGGTAAGGTCAACAAGTAAAGGTGCTACAGGCTTACGTACAATCTCAAAAAGTCTGTTGGAAGAATATGTAAACTATTGGAGTGAGCATTCTGATGCTACATCTGAATCTGCAAGGCAAGCATTGTCTGGAACCAGTGAGATAGATAAGTATGAGTATGGTTATACGTCCACACTGTCGGTAATGGCTCAAATGGTTCTTCAATCAACTCACAAAGTAAAGAATAACGTAAGCAGTCTTCCTCTCCAGCAAATCTTCTACGGTGCACCTGGCACAGGTAAGTCCTTTACTATCAATCAGGAGATAAAGGGGGAGGACGTAATTCGTACTACATTTCATCCTGATAGTGACTATTCGTCTTTTGTGGGAGCGTATAAGCCGACGACACGAGAGATAACGATGCGTGACTTGTCGGGACATCCTGTCATTGAGCATGCGCAGATTCTGACGGAGGAGAAGATTGTCTATGAGTTTGTTCCACAGGCATTTCTACAAGCATATGTTGCAGCATGGGAGAAGTATGCTACGTGTGATGAAGGCAATCCACAGCGACAGTTCTTAGTAATAGAAGAAATTAATCGAGGTAACTGTGCACAGATTTTCGGTGATTTATTCCAGCTCTTAGACCGCAACCATAGCGGCTTCTCTGATTATCCTGTGAAGGCAGATACCGATATGAAACGTTATGTGGCTAAAGCACTAAAGGGATTGTCTATTTCTCAGGCAGGTGCCATCAATAGCCTTTATGGTGGTCGTGATGTAGTGAGCGAGGTGTTAGAGGGAAATATTCTTCTGTTACCAAGTAATCTGTTTATTTGGGCAACGATGAACACTAGCGATCAGAGTTTGTTCCCGATAGACTCTGCCTTTAAGCGTCGTTGGGATTGGAGCTATATGCCAATATCGGATGCAAAGAAAGGTTATGTCATTGATGTTGCGGGCAGTCTATATGACTGGTGGCAGTTCTTAGAGGAGATAAACAAGAAGATAGAGAGCACGACCAATTCGGAGGATAAGAAGTTGGGCTATTTCTTTTGTAAGGCACATGGAGGCGTTATTAGCGCAGAGACATTTGTGGGTAAGGTTGTCTTCTACCTTTGGAACGATGTGTTTAAGGACTTCGATTTAGTAGGTCCTATCTTTGATGATACAGTTGAAGGTGGAAAACTAACGTTCGCAAAGTTCTATACTGAAGGCGAAATGAAGACTAAGGTAAGGACAGATAAAGTGGCACAGTTCCTTGGTAACTTAGGCTTAACACCAGTTGAAGAAAGCAAAGAGGAATATAACGGACAGGCAGAGAATACCGATGACTCCGAGAATCCAAGGGCGACATGGTCGGTGTCAGAACGAAAGCGTTATGATTTTTGGGAGGCGTTCTTAGCCTATGCACAAAAGAATGACGACTTTAAGACTTACTTTGGAGGAACCAAGAAGGCAGGTAAGGATCATTGGAAGAATTTCTATGTATCTGGTGCTGATTTCTATATGTCTGTAGTTCTGAAACTTTGGGAGCGTGCTATTGCACTGCAAGTATATTTCGATAGAACCACAGATACTTATTATCATCTTGCTGATCAGAAAAAGGATATTGAAGCAGAGATGGATACAACGTATGAGTGGCGTGAGAATCCAGAAAAGAAATCAAGTACGATTGTAGAGCGGATAGACGATATAGATTTTGAGGATAAGGAACATTGGACTACCATCTTCGATCTTATTATTACACGAATACTTCGTATGCGTGAGGTCTTTGTTAAGTATTCAAAGCAGCAGTAG
- a CDS encoding LlaJI family restriction endonuclease: protein MRILIEEYQYDVSKVRDILYGIDALENMEGRVSIHYVGYYYNMLLKDCVFILPKVLLKDVDGKELVFGKYKPEDIANLDTFDSKERSFLYKFAVWIYRAIVVYKNDRRNDTRIVCQSYIAQICNRGRRQSNTYLDILLSLIQFNQDNQNFFFFIIKNLHSGLNKINWQRTIATKTAIIQNEQAVYLNPVNKRRQINFDEELLIIFFSILNYIGDTYGFPKDICCQFQLITGKRFDTYLNGFGKTRLRQIKYKYFSDKALQLWHLCYNFFDEAQQVMVATEQWDYLLVKNFYVVFEAIIDELIGDNPLPDGMEKQQEDGKIVDHLFTSQSLIAGENEQTYYIGDSKYYKIGHELGSQSIYKQYTYARNVIQWNIDIFSNGDKPSSGVRLRDDVTEGYNILPNFFISAKLNEMFSYDDDNIEKTDRKRNRHKRVQFDNRLFDRDTLLLSHYDVNFLYVLSLYARDNQSQKTAWKMKVRQRFCKEIQKWLDEDYDFYFIKAKTGVDDKEYFKTHFQQLLGKFYAPFEQYKDIYSLALEKGEKYQQENKLLLNQLKDYFFVEKFKLEKDQQDVLVRIGAPSH from the coding sequence ATGCGAATCCTTATAGAAGAATATCAGTACGATGTCTCTAAGGTCAGGGACATTCTTTATGGTATTGATGCCTTAGAGAATATGGAGGGTAGGGTGTCTATCCATTACGTAGGGTATTATTATAATATGCTACTCAAGGATTGTGTCTTTATTCTTCCTAAGGTTTTGCTGAAGGATGTTGACGGTAAGGAACTTGTTTTTGGAAAGTATAAGCCAGAGGATATAGCCAACTTAGATACTTTCGACTCCAAAGAGCGTAGTTTTCTTTATAAATTTGCTGTGTGGATATATCGTGCCATTGTGGTCTATAAGAATGATAGACGCAATGATACGAGAATAGTTTGTCAATCATATATAGCACAAATTTGTAATCGAGGACGCAGACAGAGTAATACCTACCTTGATATTCTTCTGTCGCTGATACAATTCAATCAAGACAATCAAAATTTTTTCTTCTTTATCATAAAGAATCTGCATAGTGGTCTGAACAAGATTAATTGGCAACGAACGATAGCAACGAAGACTGCTATTATTCAGAATGAGCAGGCTGTCTATCTAAACCCAGTTAATAAGCGGCGACAGATAAACTTTGATGAAGAACTACTCATCATCTTCTTTTCCATCCTAAATTATATTGGTGACACCTACGGTTTTCCGAAGGATATCTGTTGCCAGTTCCAGCTCATTACCGGTAAGCGATTTGATACCTATCTCAATGGATTTGGTAAGACACGTTTACGACAGATAAAGTATAAGTATTTCTCTGATAAAGCCTTACAACTATGGCATTTGTGTTATAACTTCTTCGACGAAGCACAGCAGGTGATGGTTGCCACAGAACAATGGGATTACCTATTGGTAAAGAACTTCTATGTTGTTTTTGAAGCCATTATCGATGAACTGATAGGCGATAACCCATTGCCAGATGGTATGGAGAAACAGCAAGAGGATGGGAAAATCGTTGATCATCTGTTCACGTCACAGAGTCTTATTGCGGGGGAGAACGAGCAAACGTATTATATCGGGGATAGTAAGTATTATAAGATTGGTCATGAGTTAGGAAGTCAGTCAATCTATAAGCAATACACCTATGCACGGAATGTTATACAATGGAACATTGATATTTTTAGCAATGGTGATAAGCCATCTTCGGGTGTTCGCCTGCGAGATGATGTGACAGAAGGCTATAATATCCTGCCTAATTTCTTTATATCGGCAAAGCTGAATGAAATGTTCAGTTATGACGATGACAATATAGAGAAAACCGACAGAAAGAGAAACAGGCACAAGCGTGTGCAGTTTGATAACCGACTCTTTGACCGTGACACACTGTTGCTGTCCCATTATGATGTGAACTTCCTTTACGTTCTTTCACTGTATGCGAGGGATAATCAAAGTCAGAAGACCGCGTGGAAGATGAAGGTAAGACAGCGTTTTTGTAAAGAGATACAGAAATGGTTAGATGAGGATTATGACTTCTATTTTATCAAAGCTAAGACTGGTGTTGATGATAAAGAATACTTTAAGACACATTTCCAGCAACTATTGGGAAAGTTTTACGCGCCTTTTGAGCAATATAAGGATATCTACTCCTTGGCACTTGAGAAAGGAGAGAAGTATCAGCAGGAGAATAAGTTGCTACTTAATCAACTCAAAGATTACTTCTTTGTAGAGAAGTTCAAATTAGAAAAAGATCAACAGGATGTATTGGTAAGGATAGGAGCACCTTCACACTAA
- a CDS encoding HigA family addiction module antitoxin, translated as MATRNNRLVPVRAIHPGEILREELQERGIKQKDFAKQIGVQATHLNAFIRGKRNLNDDLAMKLERHLGIPYKTWMNLHSGYMYDCKAMDAKQSEEQEAREYEESCASIFNLKLLYKKLNLSYLPCLERVTKLKALFSFDLRSSKELSLQVVGRYKHSEKVHIDEKNMQTWLILNWLEISRATIDKKYQKGNGLMAASEIAHMANNGTLSTQGIKDCLNEYGIAYLYVEKLDKTPVDAYSTLVDGCPVITVTYRYNDMDKLAFDVLHELCHIERHLSEDNQAFISTEETLYSKDPREKEANAFARQQLIPDDVWNKIIGAGCKSLSPHKVVNAIAKEAERYGISPSIAVSRYKHDTNWYQTSAYKSPKIN; from the coding sequence ATGGCAACAAGAAATAACAGATTAGTTCCTGTCAGGGCAATCCACCCAGGAGAAATCTTGCGTGAAGAGTTGCAGGAACGTGGCATCAAGCAAAAGGATTTTGCAAAGCAGATTGGTGTTCAGGCAACTCATCTGAATGCCTTTATACGCGGTAAACGAAACCTGAATGACGATTTAGCAATGAAATTAGAGCGTCATTTAGGAATACCCTATAAGACCTGGATGAACCTGCATAGCGGTTATATGTATGACTGTAAAGCTATGGATGCAAAACAAAGCGAAGAACAAGAAGCTCGTGAATACGAAGAATCATGTGCGAGTATATTCAACTTGAAACTTCTTTATAAGAAATTAAACTTGTCGTATCTTCCATGTCTTGAGAGAGTAACGAAATTAAAAGCATTATTCTCTTTTGATTTGCGGTCATCTAAAGAGTTGAGTTTGCAGGTAGTTGGCCGTTACAAGCATAGTGAGAAAGTACACATTGATGAGAAGAATATGCAAACTTGGCTTATTCTTAATTGGTTGGAAATATCACGTGCAACAATAGATAAGAAGTATCAAAAGGGAAACGGATTGATGGCAGCAAGTGAGATAGCACATATGGCGAATAACGGTACACTTTCTACACAAGGTATAAAGGACTGTCTTAATGAGTATGGAATTGCCTATCTTTATGTTGAGAAATTAGATAAAACGCCTGTTGATGCTTATTCTACATTGGTAGATGGCTGTCCAGTAATCACGGTTACTTATCGTTATAATGATATGGATAAGTTAGCTTTTGATGTTCTTCACGAGTTGTGTCATATTGAAAGGCACCTTTCAGAAGACAATCAGGCGTTTATATCTACAGAAGAAACTCTTTATTCCAAAGATCCACGTGAAAAAGAAGCTAATGCCTTTGCAAGGCAGCAACTCATTCCTGATGATGTATGGAATAAAATTATCGGGGCAGGCTGTAAAAGTTTGTCTCCGCATAAGGTTGTCAATGCCATTGCAAAAGAGGCTGAACGCTATGGTATCAGTCCGTCTATTGCAGTTTCCAGATATAAACATGATACAAATTGGTATCAGACATCAGCTTATAAATCACCAAAAATCAATTGA
- the hsdR gene encoding EcoAI/FtnUII family type I restriction enzme subunit R, whose protein sequence is MSKKDLTEEDIKLRFITPAINKAGWKNEHIRMEYYFTDGRVIFQGKVHARQTGKKADYLLFHAANKPIAIIEAKDNNKPLGGGMQQAMEYAQILDIPFAYSSNGDGFLEHDFLTGKETELSLEQFPTPDALYQRIINAKQLNNEALKIIEQPFYSDPYTYEPRYYQRIAVERTVEAIAKGRDRVLIVMATGTGKTITAFQIIHRLKASGTKKKILYLADRNILIDQTMVQDFKPFKKVMTKIQGAAIDSAYEVHMALYHQLVSNEEGVEDPFRQVQPTFFDLIIVDECHRGSAKDDSAWRKVLEYFNTATQIGMTATPKAENGANNLDYFGEPVFTYSLLQGIQDGFLAPYRVTNSYISIDLQGFKPNEDEKDLLGRDIVQRLYERKDIGRDIAFTKRREIVAKRITKMLKQIGRMTKTIVFCTDIDEAEAMRSLLVNLNTDLCNRDPRYVMRITGDDNVGKKQLDNFIDVDQAYPTIVTTSELLATGVDCKTCGLIVIDKEIGSMTEFKQIIGRGTRLRTDKGKWHLEILDFRNATAKFKDPKFDGDPEPPQGKGPKIYTIPDKSPTIVSEPQRVKYLVEGEHIAITTEIVSVLGEDGRTMRTESVTDYTRKQIRKRYATLNDFVKNWTEAERKKVIVDELKDYSVLVDAVREKNPALAHADIFDVICHVAYDQPPMARRERANNVKKRNYFAKYEGKAREVLEALLDKYADYGILNLEDSDILDTAPFNKIGKPQKIVKLFGGIDKYEQALKELENEIYKTA, encoded by the coding sequence ATGAGTAAAAAGGATTTGACAGAAGAAGATATAAAGTTGCGTTTCATCACACCTGCAATTAATAAGGCAGGATGGAAGAATGAACATATCCGAATGGAATATTACTTTACTGATGGTAGGGTTATTTTCCAAGGTAAGGTGCATGCACGTCAAACAGGTAAGAAGGCTGACTATCTCTTGTTTCATGCTGCTAATAAGCCTATCGCTATTATAGAAGCTAAAGATAATAATAAACCACTTGGAGGAGGAATGCAGCAGGCAATGGAATATGCTCAGATTCTTGATATTCCTTTTGCATACAGTTCTAACGGAGATGGATTTTTAGAGCATGATTTCCTGACTGGGAAAGAAACTGAACTTTCATTGGAACAGTTTCCAACGCCTGATGCTTTGTATCAACGGATTATCAATGCTAAACAGTTGAATAACGAGGCTTTGAAAATCATAGAGCAACCGTTCTATTCTGATCCATATACCTATGAGCCTCGATATTATCAACGTATAGCAGTAGAGCGTACTGTTGAAGCCATTGCCAAAGGTAGAGATAGGGTGCTGATTGTTATGGCTACGGGTACAGGCAAGACTATTACTGCCTTTCAAATCATTCATCGTTTGAAAGCTTCTGGCACAAAGAAAAAAATATTATACCTTGCAGACCGTAATATTCTGATAGACCAAACGATGGTACAGGACTTCAAACCTTTCAAAAAGGTTATGACCAAAATACAAGGTGCAGCTATCGACTCTGCCTATGAAGTCCATATGGCTTTATATCATCAACTGGTTTCTAATGAAGAAGGAGTAGAAGACCCATTCAGACAAGTTCAGCCAACTTTCTTTGATCTTATAATTGTTGACGAGTGTCACCGTGGTAGCGCTAAAGATGATAGCGCATGGCGCAAGGTGCTTGAATATTTTAATACAGCCACTCAAATCGGTATGACTGCCACCCCAAAGGCAGAGAATGGAGCTAATAATCTTGATTACTTTGGTGAACCTGTGTTTACCTATTCACTCTTACAGGGAATACAGGACGGATTTCTTGCTCCTTACCGAGTAACAAATTCCTACATTAGCATAGATCTACAAGGTTTCAAACCGAATGAAGATGAGAAAGACTTACTGGGCAGGGATATTGTGCAACGCTTGTATGAGCGTAAGGATATTGGTAGAGATATAGCCTTCACCAAGCGCAGGGAGATAGTTGCCAAGCGTATTACAAAGATGTTGAAACAGATAGGCAGAATGACTAAGACAATTGTGTTCTGTACAGACATTGACGAGGCAGAGGCAATGAGGAGTTTATTGGTCAACTTGAATACAGACCTTTGTAACAGAGATCCGCGTTACGTTATGCGTATAACTGGTGATGACAATGTGGGAAAGAAGCAGTTAGACAACTTTATTGATGTAGACCAGGCTTATCCGACAATCGTTACAACGTCTGAACTACTTGCTACTGGTGTAGACTGCAAGACCTGTGGACTTATTGTAATTGATAAGGAAATTGGGTCTATGACGGAGTTCAAACAAATCATAGGACGTGGTACGCGTCTAAGAACTGACAAGGGAAAATGGCATTTGGAAATATTGGATTTCCGCAATGCCACTGCTAAATTCAAAGACCCAAAATTTGATGGCGACCCCGAGCCGCCACAAGGAAAAGGTCCGAAGATTTATACCATACCTGATAAGTCGCCAACTATTGTCTCTGAACCTCAACGGGTTAAGTATCTTGTGGAGGGTGAACATATAGCTATCACTACGGAAATTGTGAGTGTTCTTGGTGAAGATGGTAGAACTATGCGTACAGAAAGTGTAACAGACTATACGCGTAAGCAGATTCGAAAGCGTTATGCTACCTTAAATGATTTTGTAAAGAATTGGACAGAAGCAGAGCGAAAGAAAGTAATTGTTGATGAACTGAAAGACTATAGTGTTCTTGTTGATGCTGTTAGAGAAAAGAATCCAGCATTGGCGCATGCAGACATCTTCGATGTGATATGTCATGTGGCATACGACCAACCACCTATGGCAAGACGTGAAAGGGCAAATAATGTCAAGAAGCGGAATTACTTTGCCAAATATGAAGGTAAGGCGCGAGAAGTGTTAGAGGCTCTTCTCGATAAATATGCGGATTATGGTATTTTGAATCTTGAAGACTCCGATATTCTTGATACTGCTCCATTCAATAAGATAGGCAAACCACAAAAGATAGTGAAACTATTTGGGGGAATAGATAAATATGAACAGGCTTTGAAAGAGCTTGAAAACGAAATATATAAGACAGCATAA
- a CDS encoding HsdM family class I SAM-dependent methyltransferase encodes MAVNNIVKRLQNIMRQDAGINGDAQRIEQMTWMFFLKVYDTQEETWEYKASKERTTFESIIPEELRWRNWAIDEKDGDAMTGDALLSFINDKLFPTLKGLEVTRETPRSKAIVKEVFEDLNQYMKNGILLRQVVNVINEIEFDDATDRHMFGDIYEGILKDLQSAGNAGEFYTPRALTDFIIQQLSPVLGETVGDFTSGTGGFLTSALNYLQKQVKTTDDRRLFQKAVIGQEWKPLPYLLSITNLLLHDVESPNIRHCDSLGTKMSDFKEGDKVNVIAMNPPYGGSTDAASKSNFPMEFRSSETADLFMVLIMYRLKANGRAAVIVPDGFLFGTDGAKLAIKQKMLRDFNLHTIIRLPGSIFAPYTSIATNILFFNNERAEGADEGFSTNKTWFYRLDMPEGYKHFSKTKSMRLEHCQPICDWWNDRKEIASDELGEKARCFTAKELAELDFNFDQCKFPKDEEEILPPAELLANYFKKRKALDDEIDKTLAGIQKILGIEINIDKQL; translated from the coding sequence ATGGCAGTAAATAATATAGTAAAGCGTCTGCAAAATATCATGCGTCAAGATGCGGGTATCAATGGAGATGCACAGCGTATTGAGCAGATGACATGGATGTTTTTCCTAAAGGTGTATGACACTCAAGAGGAAACATGGGAATATAAAGCCAGCAAGGAACGCACAACCTTTGAATCCATAATTCCTGAAGAATTACGGTGGAGGAATTGGGCAATAGATGAGAAAGATGGTGACGCCATGACTGGTGATGCCTTGCTTTCTTTCATCAACGATAAACTATTCCCTACCTTAAAAGGGCTTGAGGTCACACGTGAAACTCCTCGTAGCAAAGCTATTGTAAAAGAGGTGTTTGAGGACTTGAACCAATATATGAAGAATGGCATCCTGCTGCGTCAGGTTGTCAATGTCATCAACGAGATAGAGTTTGATGATGCAACCGATCGACACATGTTTGGTGACATCTATGAAGGTATACTTAAAGACCTCCAATCGGCAGGTAATGCTGGAGAGTTCTATACTCCTCGTGCATTGACTGATTTTATCATCCAGCAGCTTTCTCCTGTACTTGGTGAAACCGTAGGCGATTTCACATCGGGAACAGGAGGATTCCTTACTTCTGCTTTGAATTACTTACAGAAACAAGTAAAAACTACCGATGATAGGAGACTCTTTCAAAAGGCTGTTATTGGACAGGAGTGGAAACCTCTACCTTACCTTCTCTCTATCACTAATCTTCTTTTGCATGACGTAGAATCGCCGAATATCCGTCATTGTGATTCGCTGGGAACAAAGATGTCTGATTTCAAGGAAGGAGACAAGGTAAATGTGATCGCAATGAATCCGCCATACGGTGGAAGTACTGATGCTGCCTCTAAAAGTAATTTCCCGATGGAATTTCGTTCAAGTGAGACAGCAGATCTATTCATGGTACTTATCATGTATAGACTGAAAGCTAATGGACGTGCAGCTGTCATTGTTCCTGATGGTTTCCTCTTTGGTACGGATGGAGCAAAATTGGCTATCAAGCAAAAGATGCTTCGAGATTTTAATCTCCACACTATTATTCGTTTGCCAGGTAGCATCTTTGCACCTTATACCAGTATCGCAACAAATATCCTGTTCTTCAATAATGAACGAGCTGAGGGAGCTGACGAAGGCTTCTCTACCAATAAAACATGGTTCTATCGTCTTGATATGCCAGAAGGGTATAAGCATTTCTCCAAGACAAAGTCAATGAGATTGGAGCATTGCCAACCTATCTGTGATTGGTGGAATGATCGTAAGGAAATAGCTTCGGATGAATTGGGAGAGAAAGCTCGCTGCTTTACTGCCAAAGAATTGGCTGAGTTGGATTTTAACTTCGATCAATGCAAGTTCCCTAAGGATGAGGAAGAGATACTTCCTCCAGCCGAACTCCTTGCTAACTATTTCAAGAAGCGTAAGGCACTTGACGATGAGATAGATAAGACGCTGGCGGGAATACAGAAGATTTTAGGAATAGAAATCAATATAGATAAGCAACTTTAA
- a CDS encoding DNA-binding protein yields the protein MKDLTVSNIERQNVLNNRFAINKIQEQLDIPFMLFEGEYWLTKKMVAEIYGVDVSTIDRYLASNGDELKHNGYVLCKGKSLKEFKLQFAHLINEASKTTQLGLFNFRAFLNMGMLLTESERAKKLRSMILDLVIATIHEKTGGGTKFINRRDRNYIPAAITEENYRKNLTSVISQYVQGHQTYKYAQVTDLIYKAVFKENAKEYREILRLDSKDNVRHTLYAEVLLVISSFENGVGAVIQEECKQNGKVKLTIEEVERIVGELAEHPMQKPYLNDARSKMASRDFSFRDAYHGNIGEYLQAVSPEEFERFIGDQSVDFDRILENNKDVLKRLKQAEDE from the coding sequence ATGAAAGACTTGACAGTTTCAAATATTGAACGCCAAAACGTACTCAATAATCGTTTTGCTATCAATAAAATACAGGAGCAACTTGATATTCCATTCATGCTCTTTGAAGGAGAATATTGGTTGACAAAAAAAATGGTTGCCGAAATTTATGGTGTAGATGTTTCCACCATTGATAGATACCTTGCTTCTAATGGTGATGAGCTAAAGCATAATGGCTATGTTTTATGTAAGGGTAAATCACTGAAAGAGTTTAAGTTACAATTTGCTCACCTTATTAATGAGGCGAGCAAAACTACTCAGTTAGGTCTCTTTAATTTCAGAGCATTCCTTAATATGGGTATGCTGCTCACAGAGAGTGAAAGGGCAAAGAAATTGCGTAGTATGATTCTTGATTTGGTTATTGCTACAATACATGAAAAAACAGGTGGAGGGACAAAGTTCATCAACAGAAGGGATAGAAATTATATTCCAGCTGCTATAACAGAAGAAAATTATCGAAAGAATCTCACATCGGTAATCAGCCAATATGTACAAGGGCACCAAACATACAAGTACGCCCAAGTGACAGATCTTATCTACAAAGCAGTTTTCAAGGAGAATGCGAAAGAATACCGAGAAATACTACGTCTTGACAGTAAAGATAACGTGCGACATACATTGTACGCAGAGGTTCTATTGGTAATTTCGTCTTTTGAGAATGGCGTTGGCGCAGTGATACAAGAAGAATGCAAACAGAACGGTAAAGTGAAACTTACCATTGAGGAAGTTGAACGGATAGTTGGAGAACTGGCAGAACATCCGATGCAGAAGCCTTATCTCAATGACGCCAGAAGCAAAATGGCCTCGCGTGATTTTAGTTTCCGTGATGCCTATCATGGCAATATTGGCGAATATCTACAAGCTGTGTCTCCTGAAGAATTTGAACGATTTATAGGTGACCAGTCGGTAGATTTCGACCGTATATTGGAAAACAATAAGGATGTACTCAAACGGTTAAAACAGGCAGAGGATGAATAA
- a CDS encoding type II toxin-antitoxin system death-on-curing family toxin, which translates to MNNEIHYICYEEALEVYRKMIDASGGGFVGVRDEGGILATLDSIQNDDYYPTFTKKLSSLVFRFCSGHYFNDGNKRIALTLGAYFLHKNNYQWEACIFMRQLEAIVYHVAASHISQDMLLRIMVSFMSGQDYDEELKIDIANAIGDGELGINGEDYNKMD; encoded by the coding sequence ATGAATAACGAAATACACTACATTTGCTACGAGGAAGCATTGGAGGTTTATCGCAAAATGATAGATGCCAGTGGTGGAGGCTTTGTTGGAGTTCGGGATGAGGGTGGCATACTTGCCACACTTGATTCCATTCAGAATGATGATTACTATCCAACATTTACCAAAAAGCTTTCCAGTCTTGTCTTCAGATTCTGTTCTGGACATTATTTCAATGATGGGAATAAGCGTATAGCTTTGACTTTAGGAGCATATTTCCTACATAAGAACAATTACCAATGGGAGGCTTGCATTTTCATGCGCCAATTAGAAGCAATCGTATATCATGTTGCCGCTTCGCATATTTCCCAAGATATGCTTTTACGAATAATGGTATCATTCATGTCAGGACAGGATTATGATGAAGAGCTGAAGATAGACATTGCGAATGCAATAGGTGATGGTGAGTTAGGTATAAATGGTGAAGATTACAATAAAATGGACTGA